The proteins below are encoded in one region of Arthrobacter sp. CJ23:
- a CDS encoding C2 family cysteine protease yields MLKRVALDLQDQAGKLNRNADEQDKASSGASDSGAPGKPDSNPPGDPGPLNPDLPDVDVRGDVRDDPAAGNPRDIQQGQIGDCWLLAGLGSVAQTLDREGKLDEFLATHMRPVGDPPAHWVVTLYEDGKPVEVTVEAKSTPGGVRGADGQPNWLSIYERAAAEHRGGSYNDINGGFSNDAMELMTGKSADRDGELSLDELEDKLANGEAVSVGTEDVKDEDFDWFWESDEVNRTDVVPNHAYIVVDVKTNDSGEKIVVLANPWGPSGGDLDGEHKSGTLELTEEEYKENFDSVYSMDVK; encoded by the coding sequence ATGTTGAAGCGTGTCGCCCTGGATCTGCAGGACCAGGCAGGCAAGCTGAACCGCAATGCGGACGAGCAGGACAAGGCCAGCTCGGGAGCCTCCGATTCCGGCGCGCCGGGCAAGCCGGACTCCAATCCTCCCGGAGACCCTGGTCCCCTGAACCCGGATCTCCCTGATGTCGATGTCCGTGGTGACGTCCGCGACGACCCCGCCGCCGGCAATCCCAGAGATATCCAGCAAGGACAGATCGGCGACTGCTGGCTTTTGGCAGGACTGGGCTCGGTTGCCCAGACGCTGGACAGGGAAGGCAAACTCGACGAATTCCTCGCCACGCATATGCGTCCCGTGGGCGATCCTCCGGCCCACTGGGTAGTAACCCTTTACGAAGATGGGAAACCGGTGGAAGTCACTGTTGAGGCTAAGTCAACACCGGGCGGCGTCCGGGGTGCCGACGGCCAGCCGAACTGGCTCTCCATCTACGAGCGCGCGGCCGCCGAGCATCGCGGCGGCTCGTACAACGACATCAACGGCGGATTCAGCAACGATGCCATGGAGCTGATGACGGGGAAGTCCGCCGACAGAGACGGCGAGCTGAGCCTGGATGAGCTTGAGGACAAGCTCGCGAACGGTGAAGCCGTTTCTGTGGGCACGGAAGATGTCAAGGACGAGGACTTTGACTGGTTCTGGGAGTCCGACGAAGTCAACCGCACCGATGTCGTCCCCAACCACGCATACATCGTGGTAGACGTGAAAACCAACGACTCCGGGGAGAAGATCGTTGTCTTGGCCAACCCCTGGGGCCCGTCCGGCGGCGATCTTGACGGCGAGCACAAGTCCGGCACTCTGGAACTGACCGAGGAGGAGTACAAGGAAAACTTTGACTCCGTGTACTCCATGGATGTGAAGTAA
- a CDS encoding alanine--glyoxylate aminotransferase family protein: MPAILTSRFLFGPGPSNCYPEATAALAYPVIGHLDPVFIERLDRTCAGLRTVWGTSNARTLPLSATGSGGMEAAFVNTVSEGDVAVIAVNGLFGERMCEVARRCGATVVRVDHEWGQPVDAEKVLAAHPHPKVIAAVHAETSVGVLSDIATLGAGKGDALLITDAVTSIGGLELLADDWGIDVGYAGTQKCLGVPPGLSPFTVSERSFERRIKDPRSWYLDIGLLGGYVGAASGTRTYHHTAPVTMIAGLEAALDRILAEGLDAVQARHRAAGAALQAGLQDMGLELFAAEGARLPSLTTVKVPDGVDSAAVRGYLLRTFSMEIGSGVREFTDTVWRIGMMGPNATPASVTLVLGALKEALAKA; this comes from the coding sequence ATGCCAGCCATCCTGACCTCCCGGTTCCTGTTCGGTCCCGGCCCCAGCAATTGCTACCCCGAGGCCACGGCCGCCCTGGCCTACCCGGTGATCGGGCACCTGGACCCCGTCTTCATCGAGCGCCTGGACAGGACGTGCGCCGGGCTCCGGACGGTCTGGGGGACCTCCAATGCGCGGACCCTCCCGTTGAGTGCCACCGGTTCCGGCGGCATGGAAGCCGCCTTCGTGAACACGGTGTCCGAAGGCGACGTGGCCGTCATCGCCGTCAACGGCCTCTTCGGGGAGCGGATGTGCGAGGTCGCCAGGCGCTGCGGCGCCACCGTGGTGCGTGTGGACCACGAATGGGGCCAGCCCGTTGACGCCGAAAAGGTCCTGGCCGCGCACCCCCACCCCAAGGTCATCGCCGCCGTCCACGCCGAAACCTCGGTGGGCGTGCTCTCGGACATCGCCACGCTCGGTGCCGGCAAGGGCGATGCCCTGCTGATCACCGACGCCGTGACCTCCATCGGCGGGCTGGAGCTGCTCGCTGACGACTGGGGGATCGACGTCGGCTACGCCGGCACGCAGAAATGCCTGGGCGTGCCGCCGGGGCTGTCCCCGTTCACCGTGTCCGAGCGCTCGTTCGAGCGCCGCATCAAGGATCCGCGCTCCTGGTACCTCGACATCGGGCTGCTCGGCGGCTACGTGGGCGCTGCCAGCGGGACCCGCACCTATCACCACACCGCGCCCGTCACCATGATCGCCGGCCTCGAAGCGGCCCTTGACCGCATCCTTGCCGAGGGCCTGGATGCCGTGCAGGCCCGGCACCGCGCCGCCGGGGCGGCGCTGCAGGCGGGCCTCCAGGACATGGGCCTGGAACTGTTTGCCGCCGAAGGCGCCCGCCTGCCCAGCCTCACCACTGTGAAAGTGCCCGACGGCGTCGACTCGGCTGCCGTACGCGGCTACCTTCTGCGGACCTTCAGCATGGAGATCGGCAGCGGCGTGCGCGAGTTCACGGACACCGTGTGGCGGATCGGCATGATGGGCCCGAACGCCACCCCGGCCTCGGTGACACTGGTGCTCGGTGCGCTCAAGGAAGCCCTCGCCAAGGCCTGA
- the ppsA gene encoding phosphoenolpyruvate synthase has protein sequence MTTDILWFSELGLRDLDRVGGKNASLGEMVQNLTSAGVQVPDGFATTADAYRSFLADSGLDQTIAERLLGLDTDDVTALASAGQDIRTLIRETPFLPDFEAQIRNSYQQLVDKHGGSEDLSWAVRSSATAEDLPDASFAGQQETFLNVRGIENILLAIKDVFASLYNDRAIAYRVHHKFEHAEVALSAGIQRMVRSDVGASGVMFTMDTESGFQDAVFVTSSYGLGEAVVQGAVNPDEFYVYKPALQAGRPAILKRGLGEKALQMTYTSSREIGRTIDFVPVEASLRNRFSLSDDDVEQLARHAVAIENHYGRPMDIEWGKDGIDGGLYILQARPETVQSRRAAGSLSRFRLNATGRVLVEGRAIGQRIGAGSVRILTAIDQMAAFKTGDVLVADMTDPDWEPIMKRASAIVTNRGGRTCHAAIIARELGIPAVVGTGDATDALSDGLEVTVSCADGETGVIYEGLLDFSVEDTEITQLPEAPVKVMMNVGTPEQAFTFAQLPNHGVGLARLEFIINRQIGIHPKALLNLGEQPADVAAEIRERIAAYSSPRDYYIKRLAEGVSTIAAAFAPEPVIVRMSDFKSNEYANLVGGPAYEPHEENPMLGFRGASRYLDPSFRDCFDLECEALSFVRNEMGLSNVKLMIPFVRTLDEARGVIELLAENGLVRGENGLEVIMMCEIPSNAVLADEFLDYFDGFSIGSNDMTQLALGLDRDSATVAGGFDERDPAVKKLLSMAIKACKERGKYVGICGQGPSDHADFAQWLVEEGIDSVSLNPDTVVDTWLRLAGAAAAVEAGAAAGAPAS, from the coding sequence ATGACAACGGACATTCTGTGGTTCTCGGAACTCGGACTCAGGGACCTGGACCGGGTAGGCGGCAAGAACGCCTCACTCGGGGAGATGGTGCAGAACCTCACCTCCGCCGGCGTCCAGGTCCCGGACGGCTTTGCCACGACGGCGGACGCCTACCGCAGCTTCCTGGCAGACTCCGGCCTGGACCAGACGATCGCCGAGCGGCTGCTCGGCCTGGACACCGACGACGTGACGGCCCTCGCCTCGGCCGGCCAGGACATCCGGACGCTCATACGCGAGACGCCGTTCCTGCCGGACTTTGAAGCCCAGATCCGGAACTCCTACCAGCAACTGGTGGACAAGCACGGGGGCTCCGAGGACCTCTCCTGGGCCGTCCGTTCCAGCGCAACGGCCGAAGACCTTCCTGACGCCTCGTTCGCCGGGCAGCAGGAAACCTTCCTGAACGTCCGCGGCATCGAGAACATCCTGCTCGCCATCAAGGACGTGTTCGCCTCCCTCTACAACGACCGGGCCATCGCCTACCGCGTGCACCACAAGTTCGAGCACGCCGAGGTAGCACTCTCTGCCGGTATCCAGCGCATGGTGCGTTCCGACGTCGGGGCCTCCGGCGTCATGTTCACCATGGACACGGAGTCGGGGTTCCAGGACGCCGTGTTCGTCACCTCCTCCTACGGCCTCGGCGAGGCGGTGGTCCAGGGCGCAGTGAACCCCGACGAGTTCTACGTGTACAAGCCCGCGCTCCAGGCCGGCCGTCCCGCCATCCTCAAGCGCGGACTGGGCGAGAAGGCCCTGCAGATGACCTACACGAGCAGCCGGGAGATCGGCCGCACCATCGACTTCGTGCCGGTGGAGGCTTCGCTGAGGAACCGCTTCAGCCTCAGCGACGACGACGTCGAGCAGCTCGCCCGGCACGCCGTCGCCATCGAGAACCACTACGGCCGCCCCATGGACATCGAATGGGGCAAGGACGGGATCGACGGCGGCCTGTACATCCTGCAGGCCCGTCCGGAGACAGTGCAGTCCCGGCGGGCCGCCGGCAGCCTGAGCCGCTTCCGCCTCAACGCGACCGGCCGGGTGCTGGTGGAGGGCCGCGCCATCGGCCAGCGCATCGGCGCCGGCAGCGTCCGCATCCTCACCGCGATCGACCAGATGGCCGCCTTCAAGACCGGCGATGTCCTGGTCGCCGACATGACCGACCCGGACTGGGAACCGATCATGAAGCGGGCGTCCGCCATCGTCACCAACCGCGGCGGACGCACGTGCCACGCAGCCATCATCGCCCGGGAACTGGGGATTCCCGCCGTCGTCGGCACGGGGGACGCCACGGACGCCCTCTCCGACGGCCTCGAGGTGACGGTCTCCTGCGCCGACGGCGAGACCGGCGTGATCTACGAGGGGCTCCTGGACTTCAGCGTCGAGGACACCGAGATCACCCAGTTGCCCGAGGCCCCGGTCAAGGTCATGATGAATGTCGGTACGCCGGAGCAGGCGTTCACCTTCGCGCAGCTGCCCAACCACGGCGTGGGCCTGGCCCGGCTCGAATTCATCATCAACCGCCAGATCGGCATTCACCCCAAGGCGCTGCTGAACCTGGGCGAGCAGCCGGCGGACGTGGCCGCGGAAATCCGGGAACGGATCGCCGCGTACAGCAGCCCTCGCGACTACTACATCAAGCGCCTGGCCGAAGGGGTGTCCACTATCGCGGCGGCGTTCGCGCCGGAGCCGGTGATTGTGCGCATGTCCGACTTCAAGTCCAACGAGTACGCCAACCTGGTTGGCGGGCCCGCCTACGAGCCACACGAAGAGAACCCGATGCTCGGATTCCGCGGCGCTTCACGGTACCTGGACCCGAGCTTCCGGGACTGCTTCGACCTCGAGTGCGAGGCCCTGTCCTTCGTCCGCAACGAGATGGGGCTGAGCAACGTCAAGCTGATGATCCCGTTCGTGCGGACCCTGGACGAGGCCCGCGGCGTCATCGAACTGCTGGCGGAGAACGGCCTGGTCCGCGGCGAGAACGGTCTCGAGGTGATCATGATGTGCGAGATCCCGTCCAACGCAGTCCTGGCCGACGAGTTCCTGGACTACTTCGACGGATTCTCCATCGGCTCCAACGACATGACGCAACTGGCCCTGGGCCTGGACAGAGATTCCGCGACTGTGGCGGGCGGCTTCGATGAACGCGACCCTGCCGTCAAGAAACTCCTGAGCATGGCCATCAAGGCCTGCAAGGAGCGCGGCAAGTACGTGGGCATCTGCGGCCAGGGTCCCAGCGACCACGCGGACTTCGCCCAGTGGCTGGTCGAGGAAGGCATCGATTCCGTGTCCCTGAACCCCGACACCGTGGTGGACACCTGGCTCCGGCTTGCCGGTGCCGCAGCCGCTGTGGAGGCCGGCGCCGCAGCGGGCGCACCGGCCAGCTGA
- a CDS encoding pyruvate, water dikinase regulatory protein — protein sequence MTSDDLRPVYFLSDSTGITAETLGNTLLTQFPANNFDRITIPFITTVEQARSVVKVIDGLAAAGPQPIVFSTAVSSDIREALGRCKGIIVDLIGTHVGLLEQALGTPASGEPGRAHGLGNAERYQSRMAAVEYAMEHDDGQSLRALEKAQVILVSPSRCGKTPTTMYLALQHGIFAANFPLVDEDFEREGLPKPLRPFVEKCFGLSSNPLRLSQIRTERRRGSPYASLRQCGFELRSAEQLYVSHRIPYLNSASVSVEEMAATILQRMNLKH from the coding sequence ATGACCAGTGACGATCTTCGGCCTGTTTACTTCCTCTCGGACAGCACCGGCATCACCGCAGAAACGCTCGGAAACACCCTGCTGACGCAGTTCCCCGCAAACAATTTCGACCGCATCACGATTCCCTTCATCACCACGGTGGAACAAGCGCGGTCCGTCGTCAAAGTCATCGACGGCCTCGCCGCAGCCGGTCCGCAGCCGATCGTGTTTTCCACCGCCGTCAGCAGCGATATCCGCGAGGCCCTGGGAAGGTGCAAGGGGATCATCGTGGATCTCATAGGGACTCATGTCGGACTGCTGGAGCAGGCCCTTGGTACTCCCGCCAGCGGGGAACCCGGGCGGGCGCACGGCCTCGGGAACGCGGAGCGCTATCAATCCCGGATGGCCGCCGTCGAGTACGCCATGGAACACGACGACGGCCAGAGCCTGCGCGCGCTGGAAAAGGCCCAGGTCATCCTGGTGTCTCCGTCCCGCTGCGGCAAGACACCCACCACCATGTACCTTGCCCTGCAGCACGGCATCTTCGCCGCCAACTTCCCGCTGGTGGATGAGGACTTTGAACGAGAAGGACTCCCCAAGCCGCTGCGGCCCTTCGTGGAGAAGTGTTTCGGGCTCTCCTCCAACCCCCTGCGCCTGAGCCAGATCCGCACCGAACGGCGCCGCGGCTCACCCTACGCGTCCTTGCGGCAGTGTGGCTTCGAACTGCGGAGCGCCGAGCAGCTCTATGTCTCCCACCGGATCCCCTACCTGAATTCAGCGTCCGTATCCGTGGAGGAAATGGCTGCCACGATTCTGCAGCGCATGAACCTCAAGCATTAG
- the uraD gene encoding 2-oxo-4-hydroxy-4-carboxy-5-ureidoimidazoline decarboxylase translates to MQLAVFNSVDRADALGVLRPCLDIERWVEQIADARPFTGLDALLGFARETAEPFTPAEVAAALAHHPRIGERPQAQTTEAAMSRSEQAGVDPGDDGVAAALAEGNRAYEDKFGRVFLIRAAGRSAAEILASLQERLAHTPEEEDTIVAGQLREIALLRLANVISEEEVGA, encoded by the coding sequence ATGCAGCTTGCAGTATTCAACAGTGTTGACCGCGCGGACGCCCTGGGCGTCCTCCGCCCCTGCCTGGACATCGAGCGCTGGGTGGAGCAGATCGCGGATGCCCGCCCCTTCACCGGCCTCGACGCCCTGCTCGGCTTCGCGCGGGAAACGGCCGAGCCTTTCACCCCCGCGGAGGTGGCGGCGGCCCTCGCCCACCACCCCCGGATCGGCGAACGGCCCCAGGCCCAGACCACCGAGGCGGCCATGTCCCGCTCCGAACAGGCCGGCGTGGACCCGGGCGATGACGGCGTTGCGGCCGCCCTTGCCGAGGGCAACCGGGCCTACGAGGACAAGTTCGGCCGGGTCTTCCTGATCCGCGCCGCCGGACGCAGCGCCGCCGAAATCCTGGCCTCGCTCCAGGAACGCCTGGCGCACACCCCGGAAGAAGAAGACACCATTGTGGCCGGCCAGCTGCGCGAAATCGCCCTGCTGCGCCTTGCCAACGTGATCAGCGAAGAAGAGGTCGGCGCATGA
- the uraH gene encoding hydroxyisourate hydrolase, producing MSVSQVTTHILDTGSGRPAAGVAVGLYARDGGNWTLVADGTTDADGRIKDLGPERLDAGAYRLNFATGAYYAGLGTETFFPEVDLNFTVSDAGEHYHVPLLLSPFAFSTYRGS from the coding sequence ATGAGCGTTTCCCAGGTCACCACCCACATCCTGGACACCGGCTCCGGGCGGCCGGCTGCCGGCGTCGCCGTCGGCCTGTACGCGCGCGACGGCGGGAACTGGACGCTCGTTGCGGACGGCACCACCGATGCCGACGGCCGGATCAAGGACCTCGGCCCCGAACGGCTCGACGCCGGCGCCTACCGTCTGAACTTCGCCACCGGAGCCTACTACGCGGGCCTGGGCACGGAGACGTTCTTCCCCGAAGTGGACCTGAACTTCACGGTGTCCGACGCCGGCGAGCACTACCACGTGCCGCTGCTCCTGAGCCCGTTCGCGTTCTCCACGTACCGCGGCAGCTGA
- the purF gene encoding amidophosphoribosyltransferase, translated as MARGDGKLSHDLLPGEKGPQDACGVFGVWAPGEEVAKLTYYGLYALQHRGQESAGIATSDGKRINVYKDMGLVSQVFDETTLNTLTGHLAVGHCRYSTTGASHWANAQPTLGATSTGTVALAHNGNLTNTAELRDMILERNNGQLTGEMKQGNTSDTAMVTALLEGEEGKTLEQTALELLPKIKGGFCFVFMDEGTLYAARDTYGIRPLCLGRLERGWVVASEQSALATVGASFIREIEPGEFIAIDEDGVRSQRFADATPAGCVFEYVYLARPDAAIAGRSVYEARVEMGRQLARENSHAADIVIPVPESGTPAAVGYAEQSGIPFAHGFVKNAYVGRTFIQPSQTLRQLGIRLKLNALESVIRGKRVVVVDDSIVRGNTQRAIVRMLREAGAKEVHIKISSPPVQWPCFYGIDFASRAELIANGATIDEISQAIGADSLAYISEDGMIEATHQPRERLCTACFTGKYPIELPGADKLGKNLLERTDLGGLPTPDASAADAVDPASKAGATGCDPGPDAEFENLLTDADRLTEAKTKGSV; from the coding sequence GTGGCACGTGGCGACGGAAAACTTTCTCATGATCTTCTCCCCGGCGAAAAAGGCCCTCAGGACGCTTGTGGCGTCTTCGGGGTCTGGGCTCCCGGTGAAGAAGTAGCAAAACTCACCTATTACGGGCTGTATGCGTTGCAGCACCGCGGACAAGAATCGGCTGGTATTGCTACCAGTGACGGCAAGCGCATCAATGTCTACAAGGACATGGGCCTCGTGTCCCAGGTCTTCGATGAGACGACCCTGAACACCCTCACCGGGCACCTGGCCGTTGGCCACTGCCGGTACTCCACCACCGGTGCAAGCCACTGGGCCAATGCGCAGCCGACCCTCGGTGCGACCTCCACCGGAACGGTGGCCCTGGCCCACAACGGCAACCTGACCAACACCGCCGAACTCCGGGACATGATCCTTGAGCGCAACAACGGCCAGCTGACCGGTGAAATGAAGCAGGGCAACACCTCGGACACTGCCATGGTCACCGCTCTCCTTGAAGGCGAGGAGGGCAAGACCCTGGAGCAGACCGCGCTGGAGCTGCTGCCCAAGATCAAGGGCGGCTTCTGCTTCGTCTTCATGGACGAAGGCACCCTCTACGCAGCCCGCGATACCTACGGCATCCGCCCGCTGTGCCTGGGCCGCCTGGAACGCGGCTGGGTTGTTGCTTCCGAGCAGTCCGCCCTGGCAACCGTGGGCGCGAGCTTCATCCGCGAGATCGAGCCCGGCGAGTTCATCGCCATCGACGAGGACGGCGTCCGCTCCCAGCGCTTCGCCGATGCCACGCCTGCCGGCTGCGTCTTTGAATACGTCTACCTGGCCCGCCCGGATGCAGCCATCGCCGGCCGCTCCGTGTACGAGGCGCGCGTGGAGATGGGCCGCCAGCTGGCCCGCGAAAACTCCCACGCGGCAGACATCGTCATCCCGGTCCCGGAATCCGGCACCCCCGCAGCCGTGGGCTACGCCGAACAGTCCGGCATCCCGTTCGCGCACGGCTTCGTCAAGAACGCCTACGTGGGCCGCACGTTCATCCAGCCTTCGCAGACCCTGCGCCAGCTGGGCATCCGCCTCAAGCTCAACGCCCTGGAATCAGTGATCCGCGGCAAGCGCGTTGTGGTGGTGGACGACTCGATCGTCCGCGGCAACACGCAGCGCGCCATCGTGCGGATGCTGCGCGAGGCGGGCGCCAAAGAGGTCCACATCAAGATCTCCTCCCCGCCGGTCCAGTGGCCCTGCTTCTACGGCATCGACTTCGCATCCCGTGCCGAGTTGATCGCCAACGGCGCCACGATCGACGAGATTTCCCAGGCCATCGGCGCTGACTCGCTGGCCTACATCTCCGAGGATGGCATGATCGAGGCCACGCACCAGCCGCGCGAACGCCTCTGCACCGCCTGCTTCACGGGCAAGTACCCCATCGAGCTGCCCGGCGCCGACAAGCTGGGCAAGAACCTGCTCGAGCGCACCGACCTCGGCGGGCTGCCGACGCCGGACGCTTCCGCCGCGGACGCCGTGGACCCGGCGTCCAAGGCCGGCGCCACGGGCTGCGACCCGGGACCCGACGCCGAGTTCGAAAACCTGCTCACCGACGCTGATCGCCTGACCGAGGCCAAGACGAAAGGGTCTGTATGA
- the purM gene encoding phosphoribosylformylglycinamidine cyclo-ligase: protein MTSATPAPENAGITYASAGVDVEAGDRAVELMKDAVKATHNSSVLGGVGGFAGLYDVSRLLTYKKPLLATSTDGVGTKVAIAQAMDIHDTIGFDLVGMVVDDIVVVGAEPLFMTDYIACGKVVPERIADIVRGIAAACSVAGTALVGGETAEHPGLLGEHEYDVAGAATGVVEADALLGPDRVRAGDVVIGMASSGLHSNGYSLVRRVINHAGWALDRQVSELGRTLGEELLEPTRVYAADCLDLARTFPVTGAGSLAGAAVHGFSHVTGGGLAANLARVLPQGLVATVDRATWELPAIFKLVSELGTVPLADLERTLNLGVGMVAIVSPEAADAAVARLNDRGLPSWVMGTVAADSDSIIKAGPDYVQGAKGVDGGAVRLVNAYA from the coding sequence ATGACCTCCGCAACCCCCGCCCCTGAAAATGCAGGCATCACCTACGCCTCCGCCGGCGTCGATGTCGAAGCGGGCGACCGCGCTGTCGAACTCATGAAGGACGCCGTCAAGGCGACCCACAACTCCTCGGTGCTCGGCGGCGTGGGCGGCTTTGCCGGCCTGTACGACGTCTCGAGGCTCCTGACGTACAAGAAGCCGCTCCTGGCCACCTCCACGGACGGCGTGGGCACCAAGGTTGCCATCGCGCAGGCCATGGACATCCACGACACCATCGGCTTCGACCTGGTGGGCATGGTGGTGGACGACATCGTGGTGGTGGGCGCCGAGCCGCTCTTCATGACCGACTACATCGCCTGCGGCAAGGTTGTTCCGGAGCGCATCGCGGACATCGTCCGCGGCATCGCGGCCGCCTGCTCCGTGGCCGGCACCGCCCTGGTGGGCGGCGAAACCGCCGAGCACCCGGGCCTGCTGGGTGAGCACGAATACGACGTCGCCGGTGCCGCCACCGGTGTTGTCGAGGCCGACGCCCTGCTGGGCCCGGACCGCGTCCGTGCCGGCGACGTCGTGATCGGCATGGCCTCCTCCGGCCTCCACTCCAACGGCTACTCCCTGGTCCGCCGCGTCATCAACCACGCCGGCTGGGCCCTGGACCGCCAGGTCTCCGAACTGGGCCGCACGCTGGGCGAGGAGCTCCTGGAGCCCACCCGTGTCTACGCCGCCGACTGCCTGGACCTCGCCCGCACCTTCCCGGTGACCGGCGCCGGTTCGCTGGCCGGTGCCGCCGTGCACGGCTTCAGCCACGTCACCGGTGGCGGCCTGGCCGCCAACCTGGCACGCGTCCTGCCGCAGGGCCTCGTGGCCACGGTTGACCGCGCCACCTGGGAACTGCCGGCCATCTTCAAGCTGGTCTCCGAGCTGGGCACCGTGCCCCTGGCCGACCTCGAGCGCACGCTGAACCTCGGCGTGGGCATGGTGGCCATCGTGTCCCCGGAGGCCGCCGACGCCGCCGTGGCCCGCCTCAACGACCGCGGACTGCCGTCCTGGGTCATGGGTACCGTTGCCGCGGACTCCGACTCGATCATCAAGGCCGGCCCGGACTACGTCCAGGGCGCCAAGGGCGTCGACGGCGGCGCCGTCCGTCTGGTGAACGCCTACGCCTAA
- a CDS encoding amino acid ABC transporter ATP-binding protein produces MTIESMPLRSATTQVPLVRAEGVRKSFGSHEVLKGIDLDVKSGEVVCLIGASGSGKSTFLRCVNHLEKIDGGLLWVEDRVVGYRIKGSKLHEQSHNEICSDRTDIGIVFQHFNLFPHMTVLENLMEAPLRVLKQRKDEVRRRALGLLEKVGLQEKAHAYPRHLSGGQQQRVAIARALCMQPKLMLFDEPTSALDPELVGEVLRVMKDLARSGMTMIVVTHEMGFARDVADRVVFMHDGRIIEEGPAESVINHPQHERTRAFLSAVL; encoded by the coding sequence ATGACCATCGAATCCATGCCTTTGCGATCGGCAACAACGCAGGTGCCGCTGGTGCGGGCCGAAGGTGTCCGGAAAAGCTTCGGCAGCCACGAGGTCCTCAAGGGGATCGACCTGGACGTCAAGAGCGGTGAAGTGGTCTGCCTGATCGGCGCCTCCGGATCCGGGAAGAGCACCTTCCTGCGGTGCGTGAACCACTTGGAAAAGATCGACGGCGGCCTGCTCTGGGTTGAGGACCGGGTGGTCGGTTACCGGATCAAGGGCAGCAAGCTCCACGAACAGTCGCACAACGAGATCTGCTCCGACCGGACAGACATCGGAATAGTGTTCCAGCACTTCAACTTGTTCCCGCACATGACAGTGCTCGAGAACCTGATGGAGGCCCCGCTCAGGGTGCTCAAACAGCGCAAAGACGAGGTCCGGCGTCGGGCCCTTGGCCTGCTCGAAAAGGTGGGCCTGCAGGAGAAGGCGCACGCCTACCCGCGGCACCTGTCCGGCGGACAGCAGCAGCGCGTGGCGATTGCGCGGGCCCTGTGCATGCAGCCGAAGCTGATGCTGTTTGACGAGCCGACGTCGGCCCTGGACCCGGAGCTGGTGGGCGAGGTCCTGCGGGTCATGAAGGACCTGGCTCGGAGCGGCATGACCATGATCGTGGTCACCCATGAGATGGGCTTTGCCCGTGACGTGGCGGACCGCGTGGTGTTCATGCACGATGGCCGCATCATCGAGGAAGGCCCCGCGGAATCCGTCATCAACCATCCGCAGCACGAGCGGACCCGGGCTTTCCTGTCGGCGGTGCTGTAG
- a CDS encoding amino acid ABC transporter permease translates to MSLPKTGTGTGRFTVVPARRPWRWVAGTAVAAVVILLVISAVTNPRFGWDKVALYFRDVAIVNGIGITLFLTVVCMALGVGLGVVLAVMQLSANPVVKASASAYVTIFRGTPVLVQLLFWFNLSALYPEITFGIPGVSLDANQLITPLAAAILGLGLNEAAYMSEIVRAGIQSIDQGQSEAAGALGMSRIQTLVRVVLPQAMRVIIPPTGNEFIGMLKTTSLVSVLAVPELLYSAQIIYSKNLQVVPLLLVASIWYIIITTVFTIGQGYLERRFSRGTSRSVPPTTMERLRKFFRVHSPLATGKGNAS, encoded by the coding sequence ATGAGCCTTCCCAAGACCGGAACGGGCACAGGCCGGTTCACCGTCGTCCCGGCCCGGCGCCCCTGGCGCTGGGTGGCAGGAACGGCCGTTGCCGCCGTCGTGATTCTGCTGGTGATCTCGGCAGTGACAAATCCGCGCTTCGGCTGGGACAAAGTGGCACTGTATTTCCGTGACGTCGCGATTGTGAACGGCATTGGGATCACGCTGTTCCTGACCGTGGTGTGCATGGCGCTGGGTGTTGGACTCGGCGTGGTCCTGGCCGTGATGCAGCTGTCCGCGAACCCCGTGGTCAAGGCCTCCGCCAGCGCCTATGTGACCATCTTCCGCGGCACTCCCGTGCTGGTGCAGCTGCTGTTCTGGTTCAACCTGTCGGCGCTGTACCCGGAAATCACCTTCGGCATTCCCGGCGTCAGCCTCGACGCCAACCAGCTCATCACTCCCTTGGCGGCCGCGATCCTGGGCCTTGGCCTGAACGAAGCCGCGTACATGTCCGAGATCGTGCGTGCCGGCATCCAGTCCATCGACCAAGGCCAGAGCGAAGCCGCGGGGGCGCTGGGGATGTCCCGGATCCAGACCCTCGTCCGCGTGGTGCTGCCCCAGGCCATGCGCGTCATCATCCCGCCCACCGGGAACGAGTTCATCGGCATGCTCAAGACCACCTCGCTGGTCAGCGTGCTCGCGGTCCCCGAGCTGCTGTACTCCGCGCAGATCATCTACTCCAAGAACCTGCAGGTGGTGCCGCTGCTCCTGGTGGCCAGCATCTGGTACATCATCATCACCACGGTGTTCACCATCGGGCAGGGGTATCTCGAACGCCGCTTCTCCCGCGGCACTTCCCGCTCCGTGCCGCCCACCACCATGGAACGGCTGCGGAAATTCTTCAGGGTCCATTCGCCGCTGGCCACAGGAAAGGGCAACGCATCATGA